A single genomic interval of Coregonus clupeaformis isolate EN_2021a chromosome 36, ASM2061545v1, whole genome shotgun sequence harbors:
- the LOC121552351 gene encoding mitochondrial basic amino acids transporter-like isoform X1, which produces MDFLAGCIGGAAGVLVGHPFDTVKVRLQVQNVDKPLYRGTYHCFQSIVRQESMFGLYKGIGSPMMGLTFINAIVFGVHGNTMRYLGHDTPMNQFLAGAAAGAIQCVICCPMELAKTRMQMQGTGEKKSKRKLYKNSLDCLASIYKREGLLGVNRGMVTTLIRETPCFGVYFLTYDFLTRSIGCEPGEPYMIPKLLFAGGMSGVTCWLSTYPVDVIKSRFQADGMGGVYQYSSIADCVRQSVRREGLRVFTRGLTSTLLRAFPVNAVTFATVTLVLMYARGVEEGPKDCEPASPGTAHHTQLQQQAQASSL; this is translated from the exons GTGCTGCCGGAGTCTTAGTAGGACACCCGTTTGACACAGTTAAG GTGAGACTCCAGGTCCAGAATGTGGACAAGCCTCTTTACCGCGGGACCTACCACTGTTTCCAGTCCATCGTACGGCAGGAGTCG ATGTTTGGGCTGTACAAAGGCATCGGCTCCCCCATGATGGGCTTAACCTTCATCAATGCCATAGTGTTTGGAGTGCATGGCAACACCATGCGTTACCTGGGCCATGACACCCCAATGAACCAGTTCCTGGCTGGGGCTGCAGCCGGGGCCATACAGTGTGTCATCTGCTGCCCCATGGAGCTGGCCAAGACACGCATGCAGATGCAAG GCACTGGGGAGAAGAAGTCCAAGAGGAAGCTGTACAAGAACTCCCTGGACTGCCTGGCCAGTATCTACAAGCGGGAGGGGCTGCTGGGGGTGAACCGCGGCATGGTCACCACGCTGATCCGAGAGACCCCCTGCTTTGGAGTCTACTTCCTGACCTACGACTTTCTGACCCGCTCCATTGGCTGCGAGCCCGGCGAACCTTACATGATCCCCAAGCTGCTATTTGCCGGCGGGATGTCCGGGGTCACCTGCTGGCTGTCCACCTATCCTGTGGACGTGATTAAGTCCCGCTTCCAGGCGGACGGGATGGGCGGAGTCTACCAGTACAGCAGCATCGCTGACTGCGTGCGGCAGAGTGTGAGAAGGGAGGGGCTCAGAGTGTTCACGCGAGGTCTCACCTCCACCCTGCTCAGGGCGTTTCCCGTCAACGCTGTCACCTTCGCCACAGTCACTCTGGTGCTGATGTACGCacggggggtggaggaggggcccAAGGACTGTGAACCGGCGTCCCCCGGCACAGCTCACCACACACAGCTACAGCAGCAGGCCCAAGCCTCCAGCCTGTGA
- the LOC121552351 gene encoding mitochondrial basic amino acids transporter-like isoform X2 translates to MFGLYKGIGSPMMGLTFINAIVFGVHGNTMRYLGHDTPMNQFLAGAAAGAIQCVICCPMELAKTRMQMQGTGEKKSKRKLYKNSLDCLASIYKREGLLGVNRGMVTTLIRETPCFGVYFLTYDFLTRSIGCEPGEPYMIPKLLFAGGMSGVTCWLSTYPVDVIKSRFQADGMGGVYQYSSIADCVRQSVRREGLRVFTRGLTSTLLRAFPVNAVTFATVTLVLMYARGVEEGPKDCEPASPGTAHHTQLQQQAQASSL, encoded by the exons ATGTTTGGGCTGTACAAAGGCATCGGCTCCCCCATGATGGGCTTAACCTTCATCAATGCCATAGTGTTTGGAGTGCATGGCAACACCATGCGTTACCTGGGCCATGACACCCCAATGAACCAGTTCCTGGCTGGGGCTGCAGCCGGGGCCATACAGTGTGTCATCTGCTGCCCCATGGAGCTGGCCAAGACACGCATGCAGATGCAAG GCACTGGGGAGAAGAAGTCCAAGAGGAAGCTGTACAAGAACTCCCTGGACTGCCTGGCCAGTATCTACAAGCGGGAGGGGCTGCTGGGGGTGAACCGCGGCATGGTCACCACGCTGATCCGAGAGACCCCCTGCTTTGGAGTCTACTTCCTGACCTACGACTTTCTGACCCGCTCCATTGGCTGCGAGCCCGGCGAACCTTACATGATCCCCAAGCTGCTATTTGCCGGCGGGATGTCCGGGGTCACCTGCTGGCTGTCCACCTATCCTGTGGACGTGATTAAGTCCCGCTTCCAGGCGGACGGGATGGGCGGAGTCTACCAGTACAGCAGCATCGCTGACTGCGTGCGGCAGAGTGTGAGAAGGGAGGGGCTCAGAGTGTTCACGCGAGGTCTCACCTCCACCCTGCTCAGGGCGTTTCCCGTCAACGCTGTCACCTTCGCCACAGTCACTCTGGTGCTGATGTACGCacggggggtggaggaggggcccAAGGACTGTGAACCGGCGTCCCCCGGCACAGCTCACCACACACAGCTACAGCAGCAGGCCCAAGCCTCCAGCCTGTGA